The Synechocystis sp. PCC 7509 genome includes a window with the following:
- a CDS encoding methyl-accepting chemotaxis protein, translating into MDQAIKKTDILPNPQSWFANQNSSGATNRFQLLTIPLALTVSLCAGMGWYVWDSYNAFKKIQTQDLQIQKLSGDITYLDEVLTSSARLAATTSNKRWEQRYLDYVPKLDAALAEAQKLLPNVFKSDAFTKTNIANQKLIALETQAFELVNKGNQKAAAALLLGSEYEAQKEIYSQGLKEATAALQKYVDSNIQAKSQQAFGAIALLIIALVILLFAWISVLRTMRRYDQAINSAGLLISTSSHEIAVTVQQQERAIAGQASSVNQTTTTIEELGASSRQSAEQATASASGARQALVLAEEGTKAVHQTIAGMSTLKDKVEAIAQAIIRLSEQTNQISGISGLVGDLANQTNMLALNAAVEAARAGVHGKGFGVVASEIRKLADQSKKSADKITALVGDIQSAINTTVMVTDEGTKTVDKGLELTNSTATTFAGFADSINNVFLNSQQIALSAQQQALAVQQVVAAMNSLNLSAKESATGITQVKVSTEQLNEAAQKLKAVI; encoded by the coding sequence ATGGACCAAGCTATTAAAAAAACAGATATTCTCCCAAATCCCCAATCTTGGTTCGCCAACCAAAACTCATCAGGCGCTACAAATCGTTTCCAACTGCTAACTATTCCTCTAGCTCTTACGGTGTCGTTATGTGCAGGTATGGGTTGGTATGTGTGGGATTCTTATAATGCTTTTAAAAAAATTCAAACTCAAGACTTACAAATTCAAAAATTGAGCGGTGATATTACTTATTTAGATGAAGTATTAACTTCTAGCGCTCGTTTAGCAGCTACTACCAGCAACAAGCGCTGGGAACAGCGTTATCTCGATTATGTCCCAAAACTAGATGCGGCTCTAGCCGAAGCTCAGAAATTACTACCAAATGTCTTTAAAAGTGACGCATTTACTAAAACTAACATCGCCAACCAAAAATTAATTGCTCTAGAAACCCAAGCTTTTGAGCTAGTAAATAAAGGCAATCAAAAAGCCGCCGCCGCCTTGTTACTAGGTTCAGAGTATGAGGCGCAAAAAGAAATTTATTCCCAAGGGTTAAAAGAAGCAACCGCAGCTTTACAAAAGTATGTAGATTCAAATATACAAGCAAAATCTCAACAGGCATTTGGTGCGATCGCCCTGCTTATAATTGCTTTAGTTATTTTACTATTTGCCTGGATAAGTGTATTGCGAACCATGCGGCGCTACGACCAAGCGATCAATAGTGCGGGGTTGCTAATTTCCACAAGTTCTCATGAAATTGCTGTCACCGTCCAACAACAGGAACGAGCGATCGCTGGACAAGCAAGTTCAGTTAATCAAACTACAACTACAATCGAAGAATTGGGTGCATCTTCTCGTCAATCTGCCGAACAAGCAACCGCTTCGGCTTCAGGAGCGCGTCAGGCATTGGTTTTAGCCGAGGAAGGAACTAAAGCCGTACATCAAACCATTGCCGGAATGTCTACCCTTAAAGACAAAGTGGAAGCGATCGCTCAAGCAATTATCCGCTTAAGCGAACAGACCAATCAAATTAGCGGTATCTCTGGTTTAGTTGGCGATTTGGCTAACCAAACTAATATGCTGGCACTAAATGCCGCCGTAGAAGCCGCGCGTGCGGGGGTACATGGTAAAGGCTTTGGCGTAGTAGCAAGTGAAATTCGCAAACTTGCCGATCAAAGTAAAAAATCTGCCGATAAAATCACCGCTTTAGTAGGAGATATCCAATCTGCGATTAATACAACAGTTATGGTGACAGATGAAGGGACTAAAACTGTAGATAAAGGTTTAGAGCTTACTAATTCTACAGCTACCACCTTTGCTGGATTTGCTGATTCTATCAATAATGTATTTCTCAACAGCCAACAAATTGCTCTTAGCGCTCAACAACAAGCTTTAGCTGTCCAACAGGTAGTTGCAGCCATGAACTCGCTTAATTTAAGCGCCAAAGAAAGCGCTACAGGTATTACTCAAGTTAAAGTCAGCACCGAACAACTCAACGAAGCGGCTCAAAAACTTAAAGCTGTTATCTAA
- a CDS encoding DUF1257 domain-containing protein, with protein MSHFSTLRTKIADAEILKASLRDLGINTKTEADVRGYNGQRVRADLVAVLEGEYDLGWSRNSDGSFDLIADLWGVAKKHNQTELINSINQKYAVNKTLSEVKQRGLQNANVKLVVQQ; from the coding sequence ATGTCCCATTTTAGCACTCTACGCACCAAGATCGCTGATGCCGAAATCCTCAAGGCTTCCTTACGCGACTTAGGCATCAACACCAAGACCGAAGCTGACGTTCGCGGCTACAACGGTCAAAGAGTTCGTGCTGACCTAGTTGCAGTATTGGAAGGCGAATATGATTTAGGCTGGTCACGCAATAGCGATGGTTCTTTTGACCTAATCGCTGACCTATGGGGCGTTGCTAAAAAGCATAACCAAACTGAGTTAATCAACTCTATCAACCAAAAGTACGCTGTTAACAAGACTTTATCGGAAGTCAAGCAACGCGGTTTACAAAATGCCAACGTCAAGCTAGTTGTGCAGCAGTAA
- the ycf46 gene encoding stress-responsive protein Ycf46 encodes MQEELNILIQAQYPLIYLVTSEEERAESAISTIAQVRPVRRIFLWTVTHGIVEYGQPRNVTQHNTVSPEAAIEWVIRQKEPGLFIFKDLHPFIDSPATTRWLRDAIASFKGTQKTIILMSPVQQVPIELEKEVVVLDFPLPDMTELNQVLSKQLDQNKTRRITTEAREKLLKAALGLTRDEAEKVYRKAQVTKGSLTENEVDIVLSEKKQLIRRNGILEFIEEDETLEAVGGLDELKHWLKQRSNAFTERAREYGLPQPKGMLILGVPGCGKSLIAKTTSRLWGLPLLRLDMGRVYDGSMVGRSEANLRNALKTAESISPAILFIDELDKAFAGTTGSADSDGGTSSRIFGSFLTWMQEKTSPVFVMATANRVERLPGEFLRKGRFDELFFVDLPTADERKEIFNIHLLKRKRDITRFDLEQLAKVADGFSGAEIEQALVAAMYEAFAQDREFTQLDIIAAIKSTLPLSKTMTEQVTALRDWARQRARPAATSVAEYQRMEF; translated from the coding sequence ATGCAAGAAGAGCTAAATATTCTGATTCAAGCTCAATATCCCTTAATCTACCTTGTGACCTCCGAGGAAGAACGGGCAGAGAGCGCGATTTCTACCATTGCCCAAGTAAGACCAGTGCGTCGCATATTTCTCTGGACAGTAACTCATGGAATTGTCGAATACGGTCAGCCCCGAAATGTTACCCAACATAACACCGTATCGCCAGAAGCCGCTATTGAATGGGTTATTAGACAGAAAGAGCCAGGATTATTTATATTTAAGGATTTACACCCGTTTATAGATTCCCCGGCGACAACACGGTGGTTAAGAGATGCGATCGCCAGCTTTAAGGGAACCCAAAAAACAATTATCTTGATGTCACCAGTACAGCAAGTACCAATTGAGCTAGAAAAAGAAGTTGTAGTTCTTGACTTCCCCTTGCCAGACATGACGGAGTTAAATCAAGTCTTGTCCAAGCAACTAGACCAAAACAAAACCCGGAGAATTACTACTGAGGCACGAGAAAAGTTACTAAAAGCAGCACTAGGCTTAACCAGGGACGAAGCCGAGAAAGTATATCGTAAAGCTCAAGTTACCAAAGGCAGCTTGACAGAGAACGAAGTAGACATCGTACTATCGGAGAAAAAACAGCTAATTCGCCGCAATGGAATTTTAGAATTTATTGAAGAAGACGAAACTCTAGAAGCTGTTGGCGGACTAGACGAACTTAAGCACTGGCTGAAGCAACGCTCTAACGCCTTTACCGAAAGAGCTAGAGAGTATGGATTGCCTCAACCCAAGGGAATGCTAATATTGGGCGTACCCGGCTGCGGCAAATCGTTAATTGCTAAAACCACTTCTCGTCTTTGGGGTTTACCCTTACTAAGACTAGATATGGGTAGAGTCTACGATGGCTCGATGGTGGGGCGAAGTGAAGCAAATTTACGAAATGCTTTAAAAACGGCTGAATCGATTTCCCCAGCGATTTTGTTCATCGATGAATTAGACAAAGCTTTTGCTGGAACTACAGGTTCGGCGGATTCTGACGGTGGTACATCAAGTAGAATTTTTGGTTCTTTCCTCACCTGGATGCAGGAAAAAACGTCACCGGTATTTGTGATGGCAACCGCCAACCGCGTCGAACGCTTACCAGGGGAATTTTTACGTAAAGGACGCTTTGACGAGCTATTCTTTGTAGATTTGCCTACAGCAGACGAGCGCAAAGAAATATTCAACATTCATTTGCTCAAACGCAAGCGCGACATTACTCGCTTTGACTTAGAGCAATTGGCAAAAGTTGCCGATGGGTTTTCCGGTGCAGAAATTGAGCAAGCATTAGTTGCAGCCATGTACGAGGCTTTTGCTCAAGACCGAGAATTTACCCAGCTAGATATTATTGCGGCTATCAAGTCCACGCTGCCTCTGTCGAAGACCATGACAGAACAAGTCACCGCCTTGAGAGATTGGGCAAGACAGCGTGCTAGACCTGCTGCAACCTCCGTAGCTGAATATCAGCGCATGGAGTTTTAA
- a CDS encoding NAD-dependent epimerase/dehydratase family protein encodes MKVLIIGGDGYCGWATALYLSSRGYEVGILDSLVRRYWDLQLGADTLTPIASIQQRIERWRDLTGKSIDLFIGDINNYEFLDKSLHQFGPEAIVHFGEQRSAPFSMIDREHAVLTQVNNVVGTLNLLYAMRESFPDCHLVKLGTMGEYGTPNIDIEEGYITIEHNGRKDTLPYPKQPGSMYHLSKVHDSHNIHFACRIWGLRATDLNQGIVYGVLTEETGMDELLINRLDYDGVFGTALNRFCIQAATSHPLTVYGKGGQTRGFLDIRDTVKCVELAIASPAEPGEFRVFNQFTELFSIGDLANMVAKAGSAMGLKVQIDNIDNPRVEKEEHYFNAKNTNLLNLGLQPHYLSDSLLDSLLNFAVKYQHRVDKNQMLPKVNWR; translated from the coding sequence ATGAAAGTCCTAATTATTGGTGGTGATGGCTATTGCGGCTGGGCAACCGCCCTATATCTGTCGAGTCGGGGTTATGAAGTTGGCATATTAGATAGTTTGGTGCGGCGGTATTGGGATTTACAGTTAGGGGCAGATACCTTAACGCCGATTGCATCGATTCAACAAAGAATTGAGCGCTGGCGGGACTTGACGGGTAAATCTATTGATTTATTTATTGGTGATATCAATAATTACGAGTTTTTAGATAAGTCGCTGCATCAATTTGGGCCGGAAGCGATTGTTCACTTTGGCGAACAACGTTCTGCGCCTTTTTCGATGATTGACCGCGAACACGCAGTATTGACGCAAGTAAATAACGTCGTTGGGACGCTGAACTTGCTTTACGCCATGCGCGAAAGCTTCCCTGATTGCCACTTAGTTAAGCTGGGGACAATGGGCGAGTATGGCACGCCAAATATAGATATTGAAGAAGGCTACATTACTATCGAACACAATGGACGCAAAGATACGCTACCTTATCCCAAGCAACCAGGTTCGATGTATCACTTAAGCAAAGTCCACGACAGCCACAATATCCACTTTGCTTGTCGAATTTGGGGCTTACGGGCTACCGATTTGAACCAAGGGATAGTTTATGGGGTGTTGACCGAAGAAACGGGAATGGATGAGCTGTTAATCAACCGTTTAGATTACGATGGCGTATTTGGAACGGCGTTAAATAGATTCTGTATTCAAGCAGCGACTTCGCACCCATTGACGGTATACGGCAAAGGCGGACAGACGCGGGGATTTTTAGATATTCGAGATACAGTAAAGTGCGTGGAACTTGCGATCGCATCTCCTGCCGAACCTGGGGAATTTAGAGTATTTAATCAATTTACCGAGTTATTTAGCATAGGTGACTTGGCGAATATGGTGGCAAAAGCTGGGTCAGCAATGGGATTAAAAGTACAAATCGACAATATAGACAATCCCAGAGTTGAAAAAGAAGAGCATTACTTTAACGCCAAAAACACTAACTTGCTCAATTTAGGTTTGCAACCGCACTATTTATCAGATTCGTTGCTTGATTCTCTGCTCAATTTTGCTGTGAAGTACCAACACCGAGTAGACAAAAACCAAATGCTTCCCAAGGTAAATTGGCGTTGA
- a CDS encoding DUF4291 family protein, giving the protein MRSITEPYLTQVDRLPKVGNHILAQFDESSIVVYQAYRPAIGNFAATQGYFGGEFSFGRTSWIEPNFLLDTAIKLELTPNPACN; this is encoded by the coding sequence ATGAGGTCAATTACCGAACCTTACTTGACGCAAGTTGATAGATTGCCAAAAGTAGGCAATCACATTCTGGCGCAGTTTGATGAGTCCTCAATTGTCGTCTATCAAGCTTATCGTCCAGCGATTGGCAACTTCGCCGCCACCCAGGGTTATTTTGGCGGCGAGTTTAGTTTTGGGCGTACGAGTTGGATTGAGCCTAATTTCTTACTTGATACTGCTATCAAACTGGAACTAACACCAAATCCTGCCTGTAATTAA
- a CDS encoding glycosyltransferase family 4 protein, protein MRIALFTETFLPKVDGIVTRLRHTVEHLQRSGNEVIVFAPDGGITEYKGAKVYGVTGFPLPLYPELKMALPRPAIGHALEEFKPDIIHVVNPAVLGLAGLYYGKSLKIPLVASYHTHLPQYLHHYNLGMLEGLLWELLKSAHNQAQLNLCTSTAMVAELTAHGIERVDLWQKGVDTELFHPELATEEMRSHLSQGFPQHPLLLYVGRLSVEKEVERIKPVLEAIPNARLALVGDGPHRAALEQHFAGTPTHFVGYLTGRDLGAAFASADAFIFPSRTETLGLVLLEAMAAGCPVVAASSGGIPDIITSGINGFLFDPQMGDEGAILATQRLLAQAQERETIRQNARLEAERWGWAAATLQLVAYYEKVRSLCLAYS, encoded by the coding sequence ATGCGAATTGCCTTATTTACTGAAACGTTTTTGCCCAAAGTTGATGGAATTGTCACACGGTTGCGCCATACTGTAGAGCATTTGCAGCGCAGTGGGAACGAAGTAATTGTTTTTGCTCCCGATGGGGGAATAACAGAGTATAAAGGGGCTAAAGTGTACGGTGTAACGGGGTTTCCTTTGCCTTTGTACCCAGAACTAAAAATGGCATTGCCAAGACCAGCGATTGGTCATGCTTTAGAGGAGTTTAAGCCCGATATTATTCATGTAGTTAATCCCGCCGTTTTAGGCTTGGCGGGCTTATATTATGGCAAGTCGTTAAAAATTCCCTTGGTGGCTTCTTACCATACTCATTTACCGCAATACCTGCATCATTACAACTTAGGAATGTTGGAGGGTTTGCTGTGGGAATTGCTTAAATCTGCTCATAACCAAGCACAGTTAAACTTGTGTACTTCAACGGCGATGGTGGCAGAATTAACCGCTCATGGGATTGAAAGAGTAGATTTGTGGCAAAAGGGAGTAGATACAGAGTTATTTCACCCAGAGTTGGCAACGGAAGAAATGCGATCGCACCTTAGCCAAGGTTTTCCCCAACACCCTCTACTACTGTACGTTGGGCGGCTATCGGTAGAAAAGGAAGTTGAACGAATTAAACCCGTTTTAGAAGCTATCCCCAATGCTCGTTTAGCTTTAGTGGGGGATGGGCCGCATCGAGCCGCGTTAGAACAGCATTTTGCGGGTACTCCCACGCATTTTGTGGGTTATCTCACTGGGAGAGATTTAGGCGCGGCGTTTGCTTCGGCGGATGCCTTTATTTTTCCCTCCCGTACTGAGACGCTGGGCTTAGTATTACTCGAAGCTATGGCGGCGGGGTGTCCTGTAGTAGCAGCTAGTTCTGGAGGAATCCCAGATATTATTACGTCGGGGATAAATGGATTTTTATTTGACCCGCAAATGGGAGATGAAGGAGCGATTTTAGCTACGCAAAGGTTACTCGCCCAGGCGCAAGAACGAGAAACTATCCGCCAAAACGCCCGCCTAGAAGCCGAACGCTGGGGCTGGGCGGCGGCGACGCTTCAGTTGGTGGCTTACTATGAAAAAGTCAGAAGTCTTTGTTTGGCTTATTCTTAG
- a CDS encoding DUF7219 family protein, with protein MDHKTDFLYPRGRYYGQVKPENLVFNANLQEFAQRVSYICNLETAGKLSPEESYEKIRALWKQLKRSKQQLGIGSQSFDNKNNAGES; from the coding sequence GTGGATCATAAAACAGACTTTCTCTACCCGCGCGGCCGCTATTACGGTCAAGTTAAGCCAGAAAACTTAGTTTTTAATGCAAATTTACAAGAATTTGCCCAAAGGGTAAGCTATATTTGCAATTTGGAAACAGCGGGTAAGCTTTCTCCTGAAGAATCCTATGAGAAAATTCGCGCTCTTTGGAAGCAACTCAAACGCTCAAAACAACAGCTAGGAATTGGTAGTCAATCTTTTGACAACAAGAACAATGCGGGCGAAAGTTGA
- the radA gene encoding DNA repair protein RadA → MAKPRTYYVCNDCGGDSPQWFGKCPHCGTYNSLEEQIESSSSMLPSRGAVQSGRNNGKSNKPAKARAALTFAQITPRDEERWLSGYSELDRVLGGGIVPGSLVLIGGDPGIGKSTLLLQVSNLLAENYRVLYVCGEESGQQVKLRASRLGVFNKLQSQSQVAEITNNKREGADLYVLPETDLEEILRELESLKPNVAVIDSIQTIYLPSMTSAPGSVAQVRECTAALMKVAKREDITLLIVGHVTKEGAIAGPKVLEHLVDTVLYFEGDRFASHRLLRSVKNRFGATHEIGVFEMVEQGLREVANPSELFLGTRDQSTPGTALVVACEGTRPIVVELQALVSPTSYSSPRRSTTGVDYNRLLQILAVLEKRVGIPLSKLDTYVASAGGLNVEEPAVDLGIAIAVVASFRDRVVDPHTVLMGEVGLGGQIRPVSQMELRLKEAAKLGFKRAIVPKGQNYPEISSLEIIPVAKVIDAIIAAIPPQHLAEFDLPDQEDET, encoded by the coding sequence ATGGCAAAACCTCGAACTTACTACGTTTGCAATGATTGTGGAGGCGATTCACCGCAATGGTTTGGCAAGTGTCCCCACTGTGGAACTTACAATTCTTTAGAAGAGCAAATAGAGTCAAGTAGTTCTATGCTTCCTAGTCGAGGCGCAGTCCAATCCGGGCGCAATAATGGTAAATCAAATAAACCCGCCAAAGCACGCGCCGCTTTAACTTTTGCTCAAATTACTCCCCGTGACGAGGAGCGCTGGCTTTCTGGCTACAGTGAATTAGATCGAGTGTTAGGCGGGGGAATTGTACCAGGCTCTTTGGTGCTAATTGGCGGCGATCCGGGAATTGGTAAATCTACTTTACTATTGCAAGTATCTAATCTTTTGGCTGAAAACTACCGCGTTCTCTACGTTTGTGGCGAAGAATCTGGGCAACAAGTCAAGCTCCGAGCTTCTAGATTAGGGGTTTTTAACAAATTGCAATCTCAGAGTCAAGTTGCTGAAATAACTAACAATAAACGAGAGGGGGCGGATCTTTATGTTTTGCCAGAGACAGATTTAGAAGAAATTTTGCGCGAATTAGAATCCCTCAAACCAAATGTGGCGGTAATTGATAGTATTCAAACAATTTACTTACCCTCTATGACTTCTGCGCCAGGTTCGGTGGCGCAGGTGCGGGAATGTACGGCGGCGTTGATGAAAGTAGCCAAGCGAGAAGATATTACACTACTAATTGTCGGTCACGTAACCAAAGAAGGCGCGATCGCAGGGCCCAAAGTATTAGAGCATTTAGTTGATACGGTACTATATTTTGAAGGCGATCGCTTTGCTTCTCACCGCTTGCTGCGATCGGTCAAAAATCGCTTTGGCGCAACTCACGAAATTGGCGTATTTGAAATGGTTGAGCAAGGCTTAAGAGAAGTTGCTAACCCCTCAGAATTATTTTTAGGCACTCGCGATCAAAGTACTCCCGGAACTGCCCTTGTCGTCGCCTGTGAAGGCACTCGCCCCATTGTTGTAGAGTTGCAAGCCTTGGTAAGCCCTACTAGCTACAGTTCTCCCCGCCGCTCTACTACAGGAGTTGACTACAATCGACTATTGCAGATTTTGGCAGTTTTAGAAAAACGGGTAGGCATTCCTCTATCAAAATTAGATACTTATGTTGCGTCCGCCGGGGGTTTAAATGTTGAAGAACCTGCGGTAGATTTGGGTATAGCGATCGCCGTTGTGGCAAGTTTCCGCGATCGCGTTGTCGATCCGCATACAGTATTAATGGGTGAAGTTGGTTTAGGCGGACAAATTCGCCCAGTTTCCCAAATGGAACTACGATTGAAAGAGGCGGCAAAACTTGGTTTTAAACGGGCGATCGTTCCCAAAGGTCAAAACTACCCCGAAATTAGCAGTTTAGAAATTATCCCGGTGGCGAAGGTAATAGATGCGATTATTGCCGCTATCCCTCCTCAACACCTAGCAGAATTTGATTTGCCTGACCAAGAAGACGAAACTTAA
- the rpaB gene encoding response regulator transcription factor RpaB: MENHKEKILVVDDEASIRRILETRLSMIGYDVVTAADGEEALEIFRKAEPNLVVLDVMMPKLDGYGVCQELRKESDVPIIMLTALGDVADRITGLELGADDYVVKPFSPKELEARIRSVLRRVDKTGTSGIPSSGVIHVTNLRIDTNKRQVYKGDERIRLTGMEFSLLELLVSRSGEAFSRSEILQEVWGYTPERHVDTRVVDVHISRLRAKLEDDPSNPELILTARGTGYLFQRIIEPGEE, translated from the coding sequence TTGGAAAACCATAAAGAAAAAATCCTAGTAGTAGATGACGAAGCTAGTATTCGCCGGATTTTAGAAACTCGGTTGTCGATGATTGGCTATGATGTCGTTACCGCCGCCGATGGCGAAGAAGCTTTAGAGATTTTTCGTAAAGCAGAACCAAATTTAGTAGTTTTAGATGTGATGATGCCTAAGCTTGATGGCTATGGTGTTTGTCAAGAATTGCGTAAAGAATCAGACGTACCCATTATTATGCTAACAGCCCTAGGAGATGTAGCCGATCGCATCACGGGGTTAGAATTGGGCGCGGATGATTATGTAGTTAAACCTTTTTCCCCTAAAGAGCTAGAAGCAAGAATTCGCTCGGTACTGCGGAGAGTTGATAAAACGGGTACATCGGGTATTCCCAGTTCTGGAGTTATCCATGTTACCAATTTACGCATTGACACCAATAAGCGGCAAGTTTACAAAGGCGACGAGCGCATCCGGCTTACAGGCATGGAGTTTAGCCTATTAGAGCTACTTGTTAGCCGCTCTGGGGAAGCTTTTTCGCGCTCGGAGATTTTGCAGGAAGTATGGGGTTATACTCCCGAAAGACACGTTGATACTCGCGTGGTTGACGTGCATATTTCCCGGTTACGCGCCAAGTTAGAAGACGATCCTAGCAATCCCGAACTAATCTTGACAGCTAGGGGTACGGGTTATTTGTTTCAACGCATTATTGAGCCTGGAGAAGAATAA
- a CDS encoding cofactor assembly of complex C subunit B, with amino-acid sequence MAKPDQNQVLRRLPIVVGAIAGVLLLINRLLTPELTSSQSRADALGVILSAVLILTGLLWQQVTPRSPDAVNLIGEQGFELAPDLPEEVKTELAWASHLLLTNTVTKAIVVFYQNKVLLRRGILGKQTEVKPGAILQRVLDKQKAIYLVNLTIYPGKIEFDYLPENTQGAIAQPIGDRGVLILGADAPRSYTKQDENWISGIADKIAVTLINHLPDTG; translated from the coding sequence ATGGCGAAACCAGACCAAAACCAAGTTTTGCGCCGTTTGCCAATTGTGGTAGGGGCGATCGCAGGTGTATTGCTACTGATTAACCGCCTACTCACCCCAGAGCTTACCAGTTCTCAATCGCGGGCGGATGCTTTGGGAGTTATTTTGAGTGCGGTATTAATTTTGACGGGTTTATTGTGGCAGCAAGTGACACCGCGATCGCCTGATGCTGTTAATTTGATTGGCGAACAAGGTTTTGAGCTTGCGCCCGATTTGCCCGAAGAAGTCAAAACCGAATTAGCTTGGGCAAGTCACTTATTGCTAACTAACACCGTCACCAAAGCAATAGTAGTTTTTTACCAAAATAAAGTATTGCTGCGGCGGGGAATTTTGGGAAAACAAACAGAAGTTAAACCCGGTGCGATTTTGCAGCGAGTGCTAGATAAACAAAAAGCTATTTATTTAGTCAATCTGACTATTTATCCCGGAAAAATTGAGTTTGATTATTTGCCCGAAAATACTCAAGGAGCGATCGCGCAACCCATAGGCGATCGCGGGGTATTAATTCTAGGGGCAGATGCTCCGCGCAGCTATACCAAGCAAGATGAGAACTGGATTAGTGGTATTGCCGATAAAATCGCTGTCACTCTTATTAATCATTTACCCGATACAGGTTGA
- a CDS encoding DUF456 domain-containing protein has protein sequence MLALYWSLVAVMVIGIIGAVVPAIPGTSLILVAILIWGFVQGSWASIGLPLGVAIAVLIMGIGIDLLATYWGAKRAGASKWGQIGAIVGLVVGILGLLPALPVGGPLLGILIGPLLGAIIGEYLFQRDLKLALKAGIGIVVGSLIGNLIQGVLAIAVVGVFLYTTWGQVFAV, from the coding sequence ATGTTAGCTCTCTACTGGTCGCTTGTGGCAGTAATGGTTATAGGAATTATTGGGGCTGTTGTACCTGCAATTCCTGGTACTAGCTTGATATTGGTGGCGATTTTGATTTGGGGATTTGTACAAGGATCGTGGGCAAGTATCGGTTTACCTTTGGGAGTTGCGATCGCTGTTCTAATTATGGGAATTGGGATTGATTTACTTGCTACTTACTGGGGAGCAAAACGCGCTGGCGCGAGTAAATGGGGGCAAATTGGCGCAATTGTCGGTTTAGTAGTCGGTATTCTTGGGTTATTGCCTGCTTTGCCTGTGGGTGGCCCACTATTAGGTATTTTAATCGGGCCATTACTGGGAGCAATTATCGGTGAATATTTATTTCAGCGCGATTTGAAACTGGCATTAAAAGCGGGAATAGGTATTGTTGTCGGTTCTTTGATTGGCAACTTAATTCAGGGAGTGCTGGCGATCGCGGTGGTAGGAGTATTTTTATATACAACTTGGGGACAAGTATTTGCTGTCTAA
- a CDS encoding SDR family NAD(P)-dependent oxidoreductase: protein MKTAWVTGATGFWGRNVVLSLLRLDWRVVALTRSPPEDLILWARSQNKELVWHHCDLRLLQLPELETPSALFHCAAVFDDLETMMQVNVISPIHLIESVVPQMQAAGEGRIGVFLGQNGRIGLPNLGHFSATQGALWTWAESQSRTLKDNVSLSLVFPPRAPSDLQGKLAEKLSKPPKLSTCPTADKLVKNVLLGHRCVGRRPILAGIATLLW from the coding sequence ATGAAAACCGCTTGGGTGACAGGTGCTACAGGGTTTTGGGGTCGTAATGTAGTATTGAGTTTATTACGGCTAGATTGGCGCGTAGTGGCGTTAACGCGATCGCCTCCAGAAGATTTAATATTGTGGGCGCGATCGCAAAACAAAGAATTAGTATGGCATCATTGCGATTTGCGACTTTTACAACTACCAGAATTAGAGACACCATCAGCATTGTTTCACTGTGCCGCAGTTTTTGATGACTTAGAGACAATGATGCAAGTAAATGTGATATCTCCTATCCATCTAATTGAAAGCGTTGTACCACAAATGCAAGCGGCAGGAGAAGGCAGAATTGGTGTATTTTTAGGTCAAAATGGGCGAATTGGCTTACCGAATTTAGGGCATTTTAGCGCGACTCAGGGCGCTTTATGGACTTGGGCGGAATCTCAATCGCGCACCTTAAAAGACAATGTTTCTCTAAGCTTAGTATTTCCGCCCCGTGCGCCTTCAGATTTGCAAGGAAAATTAGCAGAAAAACTCAGTAAACCACCAAAATTATCTACTTGTCCAACGGCGGATAAGTTAGTTAAAAATGTACTATTAGGGCATCGTTGTGTAGGTCGTCGTCCTATACTTGCAGGTATAGCAACTTTATTGTGGTGA